A DNA window from Vigna angularis cultivar LongXiaoDou No.4 chromosome 1, ASM1680809v1, whole genome shotgun sequence contains the following coding sequences:
- the LOC108341393 gene encoding uncharacterized protein LOC108341393, with the protein MGAKKSSSFSFCGIFKACFSNSKDDYYYSYDDNSRRHFASDEDRGRWVAEPGIDRKASAFIARFYASRVSDSEHQIAS; encoded by the coding sequence ATGGGGGCTAAGAAGTCATCGTCCTTCTCCTTTTGTGGTATTTTCAAGGCTTGTTTCTCAAACAGCAAGGATGATTACTACTATAGCTACGATGATAATAGCAGAAGGCACTTTGCAAGTGATGAGGATAGAGGGCGTTGGGTTGCTGAGCCTGGTATTGACAGGAAAGCATCTGCTTTCATTGCTAGATTCTATGCCTCACGAGTCAGTGACTCTGAGCACCAAATTGCGTCCTGA
- the LOC108340265 gene encoding uncharacterized protein LOC108340265, whose protein sequence is MASWKKTITTPFKKACTFFNNQPPRDQKKSQPDQETRVMDLHGEVMACGYEDVQVMWSILDKSKSTNCNIPSST, encoded by the exons ATGGCCTCTTGGAAGAAGACCATCACAACACCCTTCAAAAAAGCTTGCACCTTTTTCAACAACCAACCGCCAAGGGATCAAAAGAAGTCTCAACCAG ACCAAGAGACCCGAGTCATGGATCTGCACGGGGAAGTCATGGCATGTGGCTACGAGGATGTTCAAGTTATGTGGTCTATTCTCGACAAGTCCAAATCCACAAACTGCAATATACCCTCTTCAACCTGA